One Paenibacillus sp. SYP-B4298 genomic window, CAAATCCAATTGGCGAGCGATGCGCGAGCATGTTCCCCAGTGGTTTGGCGGGACGGTAACGTGGTTTAGGGCCCAAGAGGAGGAAGGAGGGCTAAATGGGGAGAGAAGCTGGAACGACTATGCCAGGCAGGTCGATAGCATCATGCTGGACGGTGACCACTACTCCATGATGAACGCTCTGAATGTCGGACGGGTGGCAGCCTATCTGAAATCTATTAATCATGAAGTGAAGGAGTCGGTCTAATGCTAGACCCATTACGATATAAGACGGTTAAAAATAGCGAAGGACACTATTCTGTCTGGCCCGCGGAAAAACCCAACGCCTTCGGATGGGAGAGTGCGGGTATTGAGGGAACGCTTGAGGAATGCCTGAAGGAGATTGCGGCCGTCTGGAAGGACGTGAGGGCAATGGGGAAGCGCAGTTCCGTCTCTGCTGCGGAGCCGGCGCCTACGTCCAACATCCCGGCGAGCCTGGAACCGTGGGCGCATGACCGATCCTGGAATGGGAGCGTCGTTCCTGTGCATCCTCCCGCCTGCATCCACCATCTGTTCGAACGCCATGCAAGGCTACATCCCGATCGCGTTGCCCTTACCTATGATTCGCAGCATATGACATACCGTGAGCTGGATGAAGCAGCCGAGGCGCTTGCGAACAGGCTCGCGCAGCTTCAGGTAGCTCCTGACAGCGTGGTTACGGTTCTGGTCGAGCGTTCTTTGGAGCTTGTCATATCGCTGCTGGCGATTCTGAAGGCTGGAGGATGCTACCTGTCATTGGAGACGACGGTTCCGCAGGCACGGCTGGATTTCATTCTGGAGGATGCTTCACCGTGTCTCGTCATCACACAACGCTGCTTCAGCGAGCGCTTCGAGAATCATTCGCTCCCTGTGCTGCTGCTCGATGAAGACAAACAGACTTTTGCGGCGGCTCCTCAGCGGAGGCGGGTAGAGGCGATGCCGGAGAACTTGATATATATCAGCTACACCTCAGGCTCGACAGGTACGCCGAAGGGCGTATGTGTACCGCATCGGGCGGTTGCTCGTCTGGTTGATAATACCAAGGACTTCTCGTTTACGCCGGAGGATGTATTTTTGCTCATTTCACCGGTTGCCTTTGACGCCTCGACGCTCGAGATCTGGGCGCCTCTTACGAATGGCGGTCGGTTAGTCATCTATAATTGCGGGACGCTTCGTCCAGATACACTGTCTGAGACCATCCAGTCGGAAGGGATAACGACGGTATGGCTCACGGCAGGGCTATTTCAATTGATGGTGAACTCCTATCTGGATGCATTTAAGGGGGTTAAGCATGTGTTGGCAGGTGGCGATATTATATCCCCTGCACAT contains:
- a CDS encoding amino acid adenylation domain-containing protein, with the protein product MLDPLRYKTVKNSEGHYSVWPAEKPNAFGWESAGIEGTLEECLKEIAAVWKDVRAMGKRSSVSAAEPAPTSNIPASLEPWAHDRSWNGSVVPVHPPACIHHLFERHARLHPDRVALTYDSQHMTYRELDEAAEALANRLAQLQVAPDSVVTVLVERSLELVISLLAILKAGGCYLSLETTVPQARLDFILEDASPCLVITQRCFSERFENHSLPVLLLDEDKQTFAAAPQRRRVEAMPENLIYISYTSGSTGTPKGVCVPHRAVARLVDNTKDFSFTPEDVFLLISPVAFDASTLEIWAPLTNGGRLVIYNCGTLRPDTLSETIQSEGITTVWLTAGLFQLMVNSYLDAFKGVKHVLAGGDIISPAHLERLLTVHPHLTFTNGYGPTENTTFSTCWTTTTMTTHPTVPIGSPINGTWAMICDGDHNPVLPGQEGELYVAGAGLARGYLNNPTETASRFVPNPWSDTPGARMFRTGDLVRWLEDGRMEFIGRSDRQIKIQGYRVEPDEIEAVIVKHADIQTAVVTTQEDSFGNKRLLAYVITTGSVDEEQETVARLHAELLRHLPPYMVPWAIMPLQEMPLTPNGKVDRKQLPAATRAPRRLGTPFTAPRNAMESKICALWGEKLAIEPIGIHDNFFSLGGDSLILSELIVTMEDVTETVISARSIYLKPTVAEIAAMIEESRQIVQG